The nucleotide sequence TTTCATAGGTGTCATTCATGGGCACATACCAAGTAACGGAGATCTATGTTTTGATGTATACGAAAGCAGGAATCGATCGTAATATGCTTTACCCCTTCCCAGCTGCAGAGTTATCAGTCCCAGGTGTCCTGGGCTTGCGAATAGTTTGCGAATAGCTTACACGATTACATTCCTCATCAAACGCTACGCCAGGTACAAGAATAACGTCTAACGGAGGCGCGGAACGGTTCATAACTGTTCAAACGTAAATCAATGATCTCACCGCCTTCATGAAAGACGCACCATTTTCCCTCTCTTCCCCTTCTCGATCGTTTCTCATCTCTCCAGGATCCAGTATTCCCCACTTATCTAGGGGACATTTCTCCAAATCAGCAGGTGAATAAAGTCTGAGCATTCTCATATCCTGCGAAGGAACTGAACCTTGTGCCTCCGGACTATGCGAGGTCGttgaaggtataaatgGTGTATATAATGTTGAGCCTGCTGGAGATCAACATTGATACATAGCTTTGGAATTGCCTGTGGCCCTCACCTCTCTTCAATATATGATCAACTATCCTATTAGTCCTCAATTCACCATGTTTCATACTCAAGTAACATCCTATAGATTTCGCTTCTTTGAAAAAAGATTGATCGAGTAGTATCCTAAAGACAGCTTGAGCTTAATTCATAACCTTAGTCAGCTGATAGATTCAATTCATGAAGAATACTTTGAATGATCAAGTACTCACATAGTTTCTCGATATCTGCATCTGACATACCCTTCAATGTCCTCAACATGGATTTTCGTAATGTCGCTTTTCTCGCGAAAGCTGCCGCTATTGACATTTTGGATGATGCGCTGGATGAGCTTCTGCTGTCGCCGCCAGCTTGAGTTGCCATTCGTTTTGTTGTCTTCTACTTTTTCTCATTGGAGAAATGGAGCATGCATAGTCGGGATGACCGTAGACATGTAAATGCATAAAAGGTTACTCATTTGAGGGATAGTGATATTACGTAATCAAGATCGGCGACAACGTAAAGTTAATCCGATAAGCGATCTAAGATCTTTGGTAACTTTTAACTTTTTCTTACTTTTAACGATATGATCATCTCGTAGACCATTACAAAGTAGAAGCCTTCCTCTACTTTCAGGCCAAAATGAGTCCTCCAGTACTACCGAGGACTCTTATTCTGGACTACTACGATTCTTGTAAGCTAATATGCCCCATAATGCGACTTACCAGGCTGATGATGCTCACCTTAGATACCAATAATCTCCTCTGTCTCTTCACGCAATTATATAACGATGTCGAGGTATTGCAGAAAGTGGTAGTGATCAAGGCAGACAAGTACAATTGGTGAGCTTCTAACTATGAGGGCCAATGATTATATTGCCAGTATTGATGACCTTCCTGCTCACATAGGCTCGAGTTTCAAGAACAGGTCTTACCCAATATCGACTGCATCATATTATCACCCGGGCCGGGTCGACCAGACAACCCTTCTGTGAGATTGTTGGAGATGCTCGAAGCGCGAAATGTCCTGACTGTCTGCCATAGGATATTGGGTATGCGCTGGAATTGCTCAGATCTCACCCCATGCCTATTCTAGGTGTTTGTTTGGGCCATCAAGCGATAGGCGTAGCTTTCGGAGCCAAGGTATGTAGTACAGCCTTGGCGTTACTCGATGACTGAGAATGACTTCTCTCAACAAAGATCATCAACACTCCCAAGATCACCCATGGCCATGTAGTCCCTATCTCACCTGTCTCGCCTAAGATCGGTCTTTTCGATTCCCCTTTTTGGCATAGCTCCGGAATTGAGAATGAGTTTGAGGTAGTGGTGTACAATAGTTTGACCGTAGATCCCAGTAGTGAGTATACGCTGTCGAGTACGATCGGGCATATATCTGATAACCTGAGTAGCTATTCCAACCGAGTTAGAAGTGACCGCTTGGTCAGTATCAAATTCTGATCGTCCAAGCACTGTGCAAGGCCTTAGGCATAGACAGTATCCAATTTGGGGGGTCCAATATCATCCAGAGGTACGCAAGCTCCAGTTTTCCTTTAGAAAATCGAGGTCTGACTGAAACGCTTATAGTCGATCTCATCAACTCGAGGTGCAGCCTTGCTTCAATCTTTCCTGCTAAACGTAAACCAACATTACTCTTCACCGTCATCCTTCCCTCCTCTTCATTCTCACATCGTCTCGTCGTGCGCCTATAGGGTCTCAGTAGCCTCTCGATCGCGCCCGTCGACTCGACCATCCTCTGCTCTCCCGACTCCGCCAGTAACGCCCTCACCATCCCGGACGCCGTCAAGAATAGGTCAACGGAGAGGTACGCTCAGGTTGCTGGAAAAACGCCTAGGCGATGTCGGCAAACAACTTAGAACCCAAGACGTGTTCGAGAGTCTTGTTGGAGGTGCACTAGGTTCTAAAAAAGGCAAGGAGAGGGCTATAGCAGAGGTATGGCTTGATGGCCAGACAGTGAGCATATCCTCCAAATAGCCTTGTTCTGGCCGCCGCAGATAGCTCAAACGTTTCAGCAGCCAACCAGATCTACGACTACTTCGCTTGCCACCCCACAATTCCTCATTACGTACTCCCTAGCCACCAAGAAAGTCACCTTGCATCGTTCTGGCCGAACAACAAGCCATATCGTGTTATCGGAAACGACATTCTGGGATTGGTTTTCTGCAGGATCTCAAACGTTGACCGCTGCCCTATCTGATTCGCCAGCGGAAGGATGGAGGGGAGGATGGGTGGGATATTTCGgatatgaaatgaaaaCCGAGTCCTTGCAGGGATACAAGCGGCCTCTACGGGGAGACAggcaagaagaagaggtagatGCCTGCTGGGGGTGGGTAGATCGCCTAACGGAGAGGACAAGTGCGGGAGAATGGGTCGTTAGAGGAGTCACACAGGACACTGCTGGTCTACCCTTTACCAATAccgatgatgaaggagaagacATACCGATGATTGATTGGTTGCGCTCGCATGGTGTGGCCTTTGGGACAACTTCAGAAGAATGGCAAGAATACGTCCAATTAGTGGGAACAGCCCTCAACAATCCTTTTACAAGCTCAAAGAAGCCTGCATCAAGCTTCCCAACTTTCCGACCGAATGCCACTGGAGCGGATTATCGAGAACGTATAGATGCATGTCGAGAGGCGATTCGTCAAGGGGAGTCGTATGAGCTGACTCTAACAACTCGAttctcagcttcttccCCAGATCTGGATCCTTATTCGCTATATCTCAGGTTGAGATCTTTCAACCCAGCATATTACTCTACATACTTCAATTTCCCAACACTCACTACGCCAAGAGGCAAAGGTCTCTCCATACTATCGTCAAGTCCAGAGAGAttcttgaaaattgataagTCTAGAAGGGTAGAGATGATGCCCATAAAAGGTACTCGAGCGAGAGTCAAACCTGGACAATGCGCGTGCTTGGAGAATACGGGTTGCCGAAGAAAGGATATAGGAAGTGAAGCATGTGTGGAAGAGGGTAAGAAAGTGGATGAGCAGATTGGAGAGGAGCTGCGAACGGATCACAAGGAAAGAGCGGAAAACTTGATGGTGAATACCTTAGCCATCTTGCAAACTTTCCTCACAGCTAATGATGTTGGCTCAGATCGTTGATTTGATCCGTTCCGACCTCTTATCATGTTGTACCCCGTCAACAGTGTCAGTTCCCAAACTTATAGCCCTTGAGTCGTATGGTGTTCATAATTTGGTGACCACTGTTCAAGGCACACTGGCGGAAAATGTCGGAAGTGTGGAATGTGTCAGGCGATGCTACCCACCTGGTCGGTCGATCTCTATCTTGACTGCACCGTGTGATTGTGCTGACGAAACACCGCAGGATCTATGACTGGTGCACCGAAACTGCGTTCGGTCCAAATGTTAGACGATTTTGAAGGGGAGAAGAGAAGGGGTATTTATTCTGGCTGTCTTGGGTATATCTCGGTAGATGGAGTATCGGATCTGAGCGTGGTTATCAGAACTATCGTGGCGGAAGGAGAAAGTAAGTGTTTCATCTGGGTTTATTCTCGAAACCCGCATCTTCTCTGTCTCGACCGCCCACACCGCTCGTCACATCTCCACCTCGTTGCGCCTCGTTCCTTTCCGAATCTATGCCCTCGCTCTTGAAACCGGTATCAGCTATTGGAAAAATCTCGCTGATGGTCTTTTGGGGTCACGCAGATCTAAGTATCGGTGCAGGCGGGGCTATAACATGGTTATCCGACAGGGACAaggaatgggaagaagTCCTGACCAAAGTAGGCAGTGTTGTCGGGAAATTGGAGGAAAACCAGTAATATTACCTCAATACAACCACGCTCCAAATTATAAAACAACAATATACCTCAACCAATAACATAATGAAACCGTTGCGGTCAGGTGCATCCTTTCTATCTGCTTATATCAGCAAAGGAGGTTCCAACAAAGAAGTGTCTCAAAGGTGCTGGTCTTAGCTTAGTCAATAGGATTCCCCTCGTATAGATGACGTTATGCATTAATTGCACTTGCTTAAGTCGCATACAATGCAAGGTTCCTGTCCTCGCGATTTGGCACGTCATTCATGAGCAAGCGATAAAATCCAGTAAACAAAATAAGCAGTAAGAATTAGACGACCGCCCAATAGCTTTAGCGCCTACAATACTCGAGCGAGAAAATGGGTCTAGCCAAGTATTTTCCCAAGAATCGAAAAGCGTTTAGCTCATTCCATCGCGGTCACGATGGGTCGGGTATTTTATCAGACGTCTACTCATCGGTATCCAAGAAATGGAGGGACATTAGTGATAGGGGAAGACGTCGAATCGGTAATTGTGAGTGCAACAGGACCCTGGTACGACACTTAAGCTGATTCATTTTCTAGCCATACTACCATCCACTTCATCCGATCAATCCTCCTACGCCTCTGGAAATACCTTTTCGAGCTCTCAGACCGATTCGTCGCCGAATGCCTATTCTAGTCTCTACTCCAGTCATGGCCCGATCTACGCGGATGACAACGGAAGAATCCAATATACATCGAGATCAAGCGCAAGTGGGATCTTTTCCTCATATTCAGGACCGCACCAGGAGCAGAGGGTGTACAGAACCGTGAATGGCGATGCTTCCAATTCTTGTACCTCCGAAGATTCAACACCTTCTGGCAATCCGCCATTATCGATATCAATGCACGACGGGGTATCGATCTCGCCGTATCCATCCAGCTTAGAATCGTCCGTTGCCCAATTCCCCTCTGTAAAGACCTCTGAGGTAAAACAAAGATCGCtaggtgaagaaattgCGCGATACGGAGGGCGCGCTAAACGAAAAGCAGATTCTTGGTCTTCAAAATACAAGGAAATAACCGACGGATCTTCACTTAATATGGTTACCCACAGTCCAGTAGTCTCATCATCAGCGCCATCCTTTTCAGCTTCGAAGGTCATGAACTCGAAGACTCAATTCGTGAGAGACCAGGGAAGCTTCCAATCTATGGGACCGAGCTTTGGTCGCGAGAGGACCAGTCAAATTGTTTCGGTCCCACCGTATGAAGACAAAACAAAAACCCATGACAGCAGTTGGTCCGGCGTAACATCAAACTGGTCGGTATCTAGTAATTCGGATGGCAATCGAGTTTTCGGCCTTGACAGATCTCAGGTCAGCGATATGACTAGGGATATGGTCGACTTGCTATCAGAGTGCGTAGCATAACCTTCTTTGTATAGTCTGGCCTTTTCTCTTGTTGATAAGACCCTTAATTTAGGTTAATGACATCCAAAAAAGCCGGTAGCTTAACAACCTCTATAAGTATAACTAAATCGAAAGACTCAGTTCTTGGTGTGCAAGTTAGACATGACTTAGGATTCGAGGAGAGCTCAGGAGACTCTGCATCGAGCTCCAGTCGGGGAACCGGAGATAACGGTGACTTGTGGCGAAGTAGTCGGGTATCTGCCATAGCAGAGACACACAATAGGATCAATCCCAACCTTTTTGGTGTCAGGAACAAATGGAGGTGAACATGCACATGATTAATTAGCACAGTGGATATCTCCCATCGCGATGTATGCGGACCATAATCCGATCGTGCTCTTCAGCTCAAATCCACCTGGCGCATGAAATTTGGATATGACTTGTTCAGAGATTTGGTATGATGATCTGCAATTCAGACCTTCGTTTCGACATCGTCGCCCGAGGGTTTGATAAGATCCGTTGAAAGCCTATCTAGACTCAAGCGAATTTGCAGGTGTGGTAGTGTCAACCGGAAAGGTCTCGACGACTTCTCACTCTGTATCGCCTCTGAAGTATGCTTAGGGAAGCTGTTTCTGTTAGACGGCAAACTTTAAGGATGAACAATTGAGACTGTGAGTATAATAGGGTGAACAGAAACTTGCAGGATGTGACAGCTCTCCAGTCATACAATCGTAAGATTGTGATCTGTTTAACCATGCTTGACGAGTTTAAATGATATCATGCTGAGCATGTTACATGAGGCCATCATACAGCAGCCTTGTGAGATACCGCAACGGCCTTAATATGAAAGATGGGTAAATCACATTGATCTGCGTTTTAGTCTTTACAATGACGATGTAGGCACATCTGATGCGTCAGAGAACCTCGTGTTCCAGCTGACTTGCATTCCCATCATCACGACCTTGTCAACAGGATATTGGTTTCTATAAGTATATATGTATCTGACACATATTCATCATGCGGTCTCCAAGACGTTATTCTTTTATCTGCttccatcatttcaattctaCATAACTTGAGAGTCTCACCGATACGATCTACAGGCGCCGTCAATATGCTATTATTTTTACTTGCTTTCGCGTCAATCGTTTTCCTTGATCCTCAAACTTTTGCCACCCGACTGCTGGGCAAGAGATTCACAAGTGTCAAGATACAATCTCATCGTTCACTCAAATGTCTCTCCCCTATCGGAAACCCTGCGGACTGGGCCGATGGTACCACAGTCACTTCCGTTGATTGCAGTACCGCGGTAAATTGGGATGTCAATCCCGGTTCTGGTAGTATAGTCATCAGTGGAACGAAATGGGCTCTCGATGCTGGTACAGGCGATCAGAACAATGCGATTATCAAGGTGGGTTACACGGTTGGAGATTGCGGATTGGTCAAGCTAAGGGAAAACGTGCTAATGGCTTGGAAACGTCAGCTTTGGGACTCTTATCCTGGTCTCTTCCAACAAACGTGGGTTTTCATAGCAACTCAGGTTCTGCACTCACATGCATCTGAGCACTGTCAGACCGTTCACTGATCTTTGTATTCAGATGGTATCTCACTGAAGATGAGCGAATCGCTATCACGAATGGATCACAATGCTTAGACGAGGGGAATGATGGCCCCCAGACTTACACCTGTGTCACTGGTAATAACAATCAAGGTCAGTGGCTCATTTCACAACTACTCAAGGCTCTGTATATTTGCTCGAAACACCATCTGACAGTTGATGACAGTCTGGACGATACTTGAAGCGACGACAACCCAGCCTGGAACCTCTCCCTCGATCCCGTCGGGCACAGTACAAGTGGACAAGCCGAATGGGAAAGGTAGACGCATACATCGTAAGAGTAAAAGCCGTTTCATATCTTTAATCTTACTCACGGAAACATATTGTGTCTAGCCTATGGTCGACCAGACTTGTGCGTAATGGTCGGCAATGGTGTAGCTTCTGTCAACCAACTTGTAGACATGTGAGTATAACCGTTTTGCACAAGTCATGAAACGCTGATCATCAGGCCAGCGCGTACTGTCTGCCTGATACATCACCCTACGTCGGCCTGCAGCTTTGGAATATCACTCTAGGTAGATCAGCACATGTCTATCTCCAGTCCCACTCATCACTCTGCCTTGATGCTGGACAGAATCCCCGCGATGGCACAAGGCTTACGACATATAGCTGCGGAAGCGCAAACACAAGACAAAGCTGGCTATGGGATGGAACAGCTCTAGCTTTGGATTCAAGAGGTGGGTGCTGAAAATCGCTTGCCAAGCTGACTGTAGGTAATGTTTAGATCCATCACAAGCCCTAGAATTGTGTCTCGACGTGGAGTTAAATTCGCCAAGAACACCTCAGAAACCTTATGATAGGCTTGAAAGATTACAAACGTGGGCTTGTGTACCTGGTAGCCATCAACAAAGCTTCTCGGTGTTCGGGGATGATCCTTCCGAGGACTGTTGATCGGGAGCTCGGTTTTGACTTTTGCAGCTTATAATATGATGGAATTTGTATATACCATAATGCTGGCCTTGATGGATCACTTCTCATGTTACTCGGGACAGATTTCTATGAGGCTATACTTGGTCCGGATGCAGACCATCACCCTAGGTAGTCCCGAGGAGACGGATATCCATTACGATCAAACATTTCTTAGCCACTCACGTCATTATTCACCCAGAATCATTGAATTGGACACAATCGAGACGGTCTCCTGTCCAGCAAGTGTGTCAAGCCGGATATGCGTTGACAAGCCTTGCTGAACAGTATCTGGTCAGGTGATTCTGGGTTTGAGTTCCATCTGATGTGAAACATCCGGAGGTCCGTTGCGTCATTTTGTCGTACAAATTTGGTAAGATCCGTAGTCGCCGATGATTGTGTTTGAAGCCATAGTTACAGAACTTCCTCTGTGCGTCCGCGCTATACTCTCGCCATTCATGTTCTGCGTTTTGACAGAGCATCGACCTATGCATGATGATTTGTGTATGCAGAAGCAGTGTCTGTCGCACATACACGAGAAGGCAGGGCTAAGTTCTTCCACGAATAGGTTCGACATGTTTTGGATGCCAAGCCAATTTCAACGGAAGAGACGGAATATCAAGGGTTCCTGAAGGTGCTTAACTTTGTTTATTTTCCGGGTTCATTGTTGTTTATTCGTTTATTCATGTGGATACCCCAGAAATTCTATCGGGGGATTTCTCCTATCCGCAATAAGTTTCCGCcgtatttcttcttcccctgATTTGAACCCCTCTCAACACTGGTCTCTGGGACAAACAAACATCAAGCATGATCGACGGACAAGGTTAGACTGAAGGCTATTTTGATGTCCTGTTCTACATAGCACATCTAATGAAACATGTCCGTTTGAATGATTGCACTCGTAATCCGCAGATAAACAAATGTCACAACAAAGCGTTCCTTCACCCCACATACCATTATTAGGTCCAGACTACGTCCTGCCGTGATTTCTTCGGTTCCGCTGTCGAAGATTCCTACCCGACGTCTTAAAGATGCTTTCCTGTGACTTGCTAACGACTCTCCGGCTGGACGAGATAGGTTCAATGACAGCAAGGTTCGCTGGAGGAAGCTTACCGGACCAGCAAGACTTGGCTCCTTAGGCGGGATGTCATTCTTGGACAACAATCCGGAACGGTCAGATGACTTGTCCTGCCAATGTTGTTGTTTGGTTTCTTGGCAAGCATCGCTCCCGGACCAGTCGAAATGAACACCTCGATCTTTCGAGAAAGCAAGAGATATAAGGAGCTGGTTTCGAGGCCTAAGAGTCCCCCATTCTTTTTCTGACCAGACATCAAGACAATCCATTAAATCCTTCGAGTCCTGTTTTATACCTCCATTCATCACTACTGAATCATCTGCGCATAGACCTACAATGCAATTCTCATCCCTCATCGCTCTTCTTCCCTTCTTGGCTGTCGCTTTGGCGTCACCAGTTGACCGCAACCTCGGCAAACGATACAACGGTGTTCGAATCAAGTCTAACAGAAACGGTCAATGTCTCTCTGTACCAGGCGATGTCTTCGGTGATGGTGTCAGAGTACAGACTGTCGACTGTGCCAACGCTCAGAAATGGAACATCAACCCTGGATCAGGCAGTGTCATACATGTTCCCTCAGGTCTAGCTCTTGATGCTGGTACTGGAAAAGACAATAACGAGATCGTGAAGGTAAgtgatcatcatcatgttGCGCTGTTATCGATTGCAATGGCGTCCTGACAATGTTGCCTGTTCAACCCAGCTCTGGACCTCGTACCCAACTCTCTTCCAACAAACCTGGTATCTGACCGGTGACAATAGAATCGCCATCACCGGTGGCGACCAATGTCTGGATCAAGGATCTGAGTTCGAAGGTACCCAGACCTGGAAGTGCACTACTGGCAATACTAACCAAAGTGAGTTTACCCACAGAAACCTTATCGATCAAAAGTCACCTTTGCTCACAGAAATCTATATAGTTTGGTTCCCCATCGACGAAAACGGAAACAACTTGGACCCCAACGGCAATGGTGGTAATAACGGCGGAAATAATGGCGGAGGCAACGGTGGCTCTACTCCTTCCCCAAACATCCCCAAGAAGGACGTATACGATGACCCAACCGATGGATCCCACCGATTACACCGTGAGTCGCACATCTTTACAAAGCAGTCACAGGATACATGCTGAGTCGCATCGATATAGCTGTGGGTCGAGATGATCTCTGTGTCACCGTTGACGGTGCCAAAGTCGATGCCGGTACTCAAGTAAATATCGCTTACTGTGCACCAAATGACTCTGAAAACGCAAAATACCAACTTTTCTCGGTCACTGGTGGTCAGAAGGGAGAGATCAAACTCAGAGATTTCCCAGATAAATGCCTCAACTCCAACGTGGCTGGCGGTAACGGTCAAGCCATATGGATTGATGACTGCAATAAAGCCTCTGAGACTCAACGATGGGACTACACCGGCGACAAGTTGAGAGTCGATAATGGTGGTAGTGAGTTGCACAGTCTTACAACACGTGTTCTCGAAGCGCCGCTGATATTCATTCACCTTGTTCCTCAGACATCTGTCTTGACGTTGTCCTCGGATCAGGCAAGACCGCCGGAACTCCTTATGATATCGAGGAAAGACTTCAAACTTGGGAATGCTTTGAGGATAACACCAACCAAATTTTCACCATCAAGTACTAGATATTCGGTGAGCCGACAATAAATATGGACAATCTTATCTGTGGACATTTACAGCatcatttctctttcattttcgtACTTTGGGTTTTAATTCGCGGCAGTTCTTTGTGTATGTTATTATAACACTCGAAACATGTATAATATATTGTCAACCGAGCTGTGAAAGATTATGTCAAGGTGCAGATCAAGCTATACCTGATGTAACTGACAATACAGTATTTTCAGATTGCCGACCTCACCTCATTGAGCTACCACACTACAAAGAACATCTGCTATCGGGTTTGTCTTTGAGAGGTCCAAGCATAAAATCCAAGCAACGTGTCCTGCTCTTGATCCTCTTGATGATCATGACTTTAAGAACAGGGAAGCAAACGAGACTGATACATGTACCAGTAAAATCTGGATGTAATCGCTTGCTCCTCTATCATGTCAGCTCCTGTTTGGTCGACTGTCTGGAACATATAGGGAGTGATGTCATACATCAATGCGAAACGTCAAGACgctttcttcctttcacCTGCTATGGAGAGAAAATCGTTCGCCAAAGGAGCGAATGGAAgggaaaggaagaaagtTTTTTTTGGCATGACTTCTAGATCCAAGGGGTGTATTCATATACATAAAGGTCTAAAGCGCAAGGAAAATTCGTCAATCCCTTAAACAACCAACAAACCCCCTCACTAT is from Kwoniella pini CBS 10737 chromosome 1, complete sequence and encodes:
- a CDS encoding 5-formyltetrahydrofolate cyclo-ligase, which codes for MSIAAAFARKATLRKSMLRTLKGMSDADIEKLSQAVFRILLDQSFFKEAKSIGCYLSMKHGELRTNRIVDHILKRGSTLYTPFIPSTTSHSPEAQGSVPSQDMRMLRLYSPADLEKCPLDKWGILDPGEMRNDREGEERENVMNRSAPPLDVILVPGVAFDEECNRLGRGKAYYDRFLLSYTSKHRSPLLVALALSPQILETGEKVPTTEHDFRLDGVISPEGIVWRQGE